From the genome of Bicyclus anynana chromosome 26, ilBicAnyn1.1, whole genome shotgun sequence:
tttttgacagaggggtaatgtGAGACAGGTCCTATATaaagtaattggtctgagactataactatttttttacagGGAGGGTCTGGAAGTGTCTAAAGAGTTGACAGGCATTAGATTCGACTACAGCGCTCCGCAGAACGTCATCAAAGGATGTATCCTTTTTTATTCGATACATTGGCGTTGTTCGTAAATATCCAATTAttctattaattttagatataagtaaattgtcatgcttgattttacattaaaaaaatgtcgtactttatcaacccatatatagcttactgctgagctcgactctcttctcagaatgagagttaggctaatagtccaccactctggcccaatgtggattggcagacttcacacacgcagagaattaagaaattctctggtatgcaggtttcctcacgatgtttttccttcacagttcgagacacgtgatatttaatttcttaaaatgcacacaactgaaaagttggaggtgcgcaagcacaggtgcactctctcttccctctctctcgaaatccgatgggacggcagaccggcacgaccggtgagagatcaggcgcaggaccgacggctttacgtgctctccgaggcacggggatgtACCAAcgccgccaacttcccaactccaggctgctattaagattttccttgtaagaaaaatcccaataacctattttgtttttgttggcctgacctgggattcgaatcctggacctcattgtccgtagctgaaccagctaaccacgggaccaatgaggcagttaataaTGAAGGCGAACCAAATGAAGGCTAACCATCCTCAATAATGAAGGCTAACTAAATGAAGGCTAACCATCCTCAATAATGAAGGCTAATCAAATGAAGGCTAACCATCCTCAATAATGAAGGCTAACCAAATGAAGGCTAACCATCCTCAATAATGAAGGCTAACCATCCTCAATAATGAAGGCTAACCATCCTCAATAATGAAGGCTAATCAAATGAAGGCTAACCATCCTCAATAATGAAGGCTAACCAAATGAAGGCTAACCATCCTCAATAATGAAGGCTAACCAAATGAAGGCTAACCATCCTCAATAATGAAGGCTAATCAAGTGAAGGCTAACCATCCTCAATAATGAAGGCTAACCAAATGTCAGGCCAAactaactaaactttaatcttaATAAATGACTACCTTGACTCACGAATCAGACATAAAGAGCGAGTATCGCAAACTGCTGTTGCCCTTCGAGGTGGACAACCCGGAGGCTCTGTGGAGCGCCCTGCGCACCGGCGACTGCGGCCCGCGCGGCAAGGAGAACTACAACCCCAACTAGCGTGAACGTCACATGTtacatacagggtgtcccgtaattaatggacaAAACGTAAATGGTTGATGCAACACACAACcatgtaaaattatatatttaaacgtcgtcttaaagactactttttatcacagtaatatatttaagttttgacggccgcgtggcgcagtgggtagtgaccctgctttctgcatccacggccgtgggttcgattcccacaactggaaaatatttgtgtgatgagcatgggtgttttccagtgtctgtgtgtatttatacattatataagtatttatatgtagtatataaatgtatatgaatattataatatcaactatcttagtacccataacacaagctactctgtatgcttactttggggctagatagtcatgtgtattgtttaagtatatttatttatttatttaagtatgtaatatcaatttaagtaagtttattttattgtatatttgtatataaataatatatatataaaaataaccaaTTTGAAACATTAATTACGGAAAACGGGACATCCTTTATATAGGAAATTATGTGGAACGTCACAGATGTTATTTAATATAGATAagataattaaatgttttacttATATGGATCGTCACACATAATATTTAAgggcttttaataataataaaatgttttacatatgttatttgtgtatttatttcttctttatgTTAATAAACTAGCTAATGCTCGCGACTTTTTTTATTGCATTATACGCAATTTAGTGTATGTAGGTCgtggttatcaacccatattcggctcactactgagctcgagtctcttctcagaatgagaggggttaggccaatagtccaccacgctggcctaatgcggattggcagacttcacgcacgcagataattaagaaaattctctagtatgcaagTAGGTACTTCACAGAAAAACTGGTTATTTATTTTAGCTAGGCGGTTTCAAAATATCGCGATTGTAATagtacatcctactaatattataaacgcgaaagtttgtttgcatgcatgtttggatgtttgttactctataacgccgctactactgaatcgatttggctgaaatttggaatggaaatagattttactctgggaataacacataggccactttttataacgaaaaatccacgatttcccgagatttgcgaaaattgatgattttgatgatatgaatgtttgttagttgttactctttcacgcctcgactactgaaccgaattagctgaaatttggtatgaagACATATTATAgcctgcattaacacataggctactttttatcccgaaaaaatccatggttcccgagggatttgtgaaaaactaaattccacgcgggcgtccgctagttaaaaaaaaagtaatagaaCCAGGATCCAAttaaaaacttcaaaaatatatctaaacaaTGTATTTCAAGCGTTATGATAAATGCTCTTCGCTTTCTTCTCCCGCTTCCGCTTCTCCATCCTACGCTTCTGTCTCTCTGTGCTTCGAAGCAGTTGCGCGATCGCTTCGTCAGGCATTTGGCTGTCAATTGTATCATCAGCAGTGCTTCCTTCCGTTGAGGGCTTCAGTTTCTTTGCTTCGCTTGTATCCAATACTTCTGTATCTAATACTTCTGTATCCAATGCTTCGGTGCGCTTCTTGCGTGGCTTTTCACTGTAATAAATatgacataaattatatttttactcttATCCGTCAGTAGTTTCTAGTGTCTATGTGGCCTTAGATGATGAGACCTTGGGGTTAGAGTTTTATTTTAGGCCATGAGTTACTTTGTTtcttcgaaaaaaaaatcagttaaattgTCAGGAAATTGGattgagatttttctttctGATTGTATAAGTGCCGTAGACTCCGTAATGAGACCTCAGCGACGTCACCGGGGGGGGGGGGCGAGCgaagaagcatcgcctgatgatgatgatagattatgatgataatgattgatgAGGATTATGGTAATGCtagattatgatgatgatgatggtggtaaTGATAGATTATGATGATGTCGATGATGAGAATGATGGCAATGatagattatgatgataatgttggTGGTTATGataaattatgatgataatgatggatgatgatgaaagaaagaaaaaaaatctttattactcaACACAATTTAttcataatatcataatattatcatataatattataaataaataaatattgtcatattaaataatgatgatggtaatgatagattatgatgataatgatggatgatgatggtaatgatagattatgatgataatgatggatgaTGGTAATGATAGATTATGATGATGGCAATGatagattatgatgataatgataattaccCTATGGTCTCCATGTTGTCGAACATAGTGTCCATGTCGTCCTCCAAGACTGCGGTCTGCTCCTCCTCCTTCACCTCTGCGTCCGCCCTCCGCAGCGGCGTGCTGGTGGCAGACTGCACCAACGCGCAGGTCAACTTGGATGTCAGGTATTGCTGAAATACATTCATCTATGagagactcagaccaattatacaaggacctgtatcgcactcatagtcacgaacaaaattgtctgtgtAACGCGGCAAACTCAAGATTTTTGGTCGCGTCAATATAATATATCCCTCAGTACCTACTAACcccattatctggtgcagtaaatacgatctgtatatattatttctcttcaatataatgtatttattagtatatgtattttattcattattgtaggtatttgtgtaatattgtttatgtattaggatgtaaattatttgtatgtatgtgtattactaatacaatggttatttttgttttacgccacatgctgatgtccttaagtttccctaaaccgaaggttgcctggacgaaatcgctacttagcgataaggccgccttttgtatgctgatctcttcctaatttgtttttatttcacttgtttttatctttgtggtgtgcaaataaagtatatctatctatctaaccCCTATCCCTGCCGAATGATTCCGAAAACATGCGAGACGCGGGACGCGAGAGGGGTAAGAGCCCAATTGTAAAATCGAAGTAGAGTCCAATTCAGTGCGCCTGCGACCGCTCCAAACGCTACCCGCGCATTCGTGAGGCGAAATGCTCCGATCGTGTAttaaattgtacctacctaaatcaATGTACGGATGTTGAGTGTCATTAAGTAAATCGTCTATGTCCCTCGAGGAAGAACCCCTCTGAAATTACATCtgtaattttctgaggaaaacgagcttagatttggtatatatcttatactaaactagaagtttttgtccgttttttacacaattcaattacacaaaaaggtatttttacggagctcttcaACCGACGAacgcgattacaactatttaacatcgattctatagagacagtttttataatcgcattagatcgttgatcatacagtttgacagaaaagtaacgtttagcgaggcaggtcctatacaataattggtctgagatgagagacgaatatcttagcattacaTGGATTCATGGTTGCCGGGACCATCGCATGGCAGAAAAACTCCGAacagagtcccggacttgtgactacaggatgtagggttaaggaattccttgacgatcgatctaCACTCCCCAttttctgctcgtgttgttctccctgccgccaaatttggtaagatcctattagagcagctttggatactcgttctaatatagaactagctgcacttctagagaggccaaggtctttaagcaagttatagagtgattttgctggtaatcctctcacaagtacttctacggcgtacagactaaccaaatagacatttttagttagttaatttgttACTATCCTACGCTCTAAAGTCGACAAGTACTATATGCGtaatttgtttggaaaaaaggaaaacGTCTGTTCTAGATCTCAAAATAGCGAAATCCcctgggattttataatatgtttcacACGTATCCATTAATACAACTCAATCAGGTTCAGAACCTAGAATTTAATAGGGCTTACTAGAGGAATTTGATATTGGGCCTACTCTGAAAAAGTTaatttgtagtcaatcctttATGAGCTGAAGtactgaaaggcttatagcttcACGTATAATTTGGAGTACTCTATCATGACGACGTGAGTAAAGACCTCTATCCAGGAGCACCTTGCATCCAACAAACAAGTGTCTTGCTGTTCCTATTGCCTCACCACAAAGATTTTTCAGTGGCTCTCCCCCATCGTACTAAGTTGCTCTGATCTGGGAGAGTCATTTGAAAGGCATTAAGATAGAATTTTAATAAGGCAGGAGACCAGTCAcctaaaggtgggtacagattggtgcaatgcaacatgtaatgcaacatgcaatgcaacatgcagtgcaagaatttgacgtccacattgctgcaatgtatcacgaatgctcgtggtttggacgcctcgcgcgcacgaactgcgcctgggtcgcgcacgctccgagcgttacaatacacgcggttcgatccgagatttgtcggtttttggtacgaacacaaagaGGCGCGCAGagtgcgcaggactgagccgtGGACGGTCGTTCGTTTCGTTCGCATGCGCAACGATCATGGCGGTGAAAGAGGGTGCGTGGAGTGATGAGGAGTCACTTTTATTGATAGAGGAATACAGAACAAGAGAAGTTTTATGGAACCCtcaaaatgaaaacttttttaaacaaaatttaaaggaAGATGCGTGGGACGAAATCGGAAAcggaaagaaaaaataacacgtGTGACGAGGGCTAGTGTTTGTTACGGAATGCGGGAACAGATGTTCTCGAatgattcgtagtcaatgcgcgtaccgcgcgcgccgCACGTCaaaggcagcagggaacatgcaatgtaaggcagaatattacattacatgttgcattgcaccaatctgtacccaccttaaaGATAACCACtcattttgtatttctaaattcaTTGCGTGCACTTTGTTGGTGTCATTTTTATCTTGTAAAAAGGATTTTACTATGTCTTAGTCTTTTATTCCTGCTTGCACCAACTTTTATCTACTCTCAAAATACGTAATGAAAGTTCCATATCCTCTTACCTTGTAGAGCAAGTCCTTGCTCTGTCTGTCATGCACCCTGATGTGCCGGTCCAGGCTGGTGCTCACCAGCAAGCCGTCGTGCAGCGCTATACTGGTGATGGCACCCACTGCCCCCTTGTACCCTTTGTCCGGCTTGCCCCGACGgaggtccacctggtggaggtgGCCTCGACCGAACCCGACAAACACTTGACTGGAAAACACAAGTTTCTGGTAATGACGTTATTCATCAGGACCTTAAATTGAAAACGTcgacaaaataattcaaaaaatgtcTTTGCTCATGCACaaagacttcatcatcatcatcatcttcatcatatcagccgatggagtccactgcaggacatagggacttacaaacatcacgatcctgagcatcctgcatccagcgaatgtctgcgacttgcttgatgtcgtcagtccacctggtggggggcgCTTACTaagcagggtcgccattccagctccccatttcatccccctcctaacaagttagcccgcttccatcttaaactgtatcatcacttaccatcaggtgagactgtattcaagggctaactaaataaataataaataaaaataaatgaaatctttattaaccaaaaatagatacaaaaaccaatttgtatctatttttggttaatattttattttggctATTTGTTTGCCTgacaacttgtaaagaataataacaaatatgtgtcagctccgacgcacgaatggagtttactcatTCAGACCTACTGtttaaatagtgtatgttgtcTCGCAACATACACtgtgtacgtctcaatacttacgaaaagtgaaaggtgcgcaaccgaggagcagccgCGTGTAcatggtgaaaggtgcgcagaataggttgcgcacaaaaacgtaatgCTATCATTCgtacatcgaattttactgatcatatttttttcttaccgGGGGCTATATCTTATAGGTAtatgaaaatcgattcttaaggagtataCTGACTTAAGTGAAAGTGGAGATGGGCAGGCCACCTTGGCAGGCTAAAGGACAAACGGTGGACTAAGAAAATTACCTACTGGAAAGGTCCACTTGGTaaaaggaaggtaggaaggcctATAGGAAGGTGGGTGGACGACATTACCGCAGTGGCTGGCCAAGGTTGGATGGAACTCACAAAAGAAAGGGACAAATGGAtaaagatggaggaggcttatacccgaaggggcccattattaactagtacCAACTAACTACAATAACATAACTAATTATTTAGAttagttagaatagttttaagatattgataagtactatctaaatgggaaaaataaagcttattattattattatactgaaaaaaaaaactcaccgtTCATCGAAGCCCTTGGTGATGCAGGTGGCAGCCTTGGCTTCAAAGTCCACATTACAAACGGGCCTGCGCTGCGCACGACTGTCGTATAACCTGCAAATTATTAAACTTAACATTGATTGAAACTATATTCCATGTTAGCCCAGTgattatgacctctgctttcgattccagagggtgtgagGTCAAaaccggtccgtggcatgcacctccaacttttcagttgtgtgcattttaagaaattaaatatcacgtgtctcaaacggtgaaggaaaatcatcgtgaggaaacctgcatacctgagaattttctcaattctctgcgtgtgtgaagtctgccaatccgcattgggctaacaTGTAATAGTTGattgtctcatcgagatgaagctactcatgaaaaactaacttgatagtaatcagttgtaaaaactGTTCTATGGATCCCAGACtagggttcaaatcctgggtcaGACTATGAGGGACCAACTTTATGttccttctaagaaattttcagtcaaaATTCTCCGTCCTGAGTTCAGAAGTGGGTGATGTAACACCctcgtgcctcagagagcatatAAAGTCAGTACCTGCCATTATCATTAGCTAGTGGTTGTTAAAGAATCACTTGAAAGTttggtttgggtgta
Proteins encoded in this window:
- the LOC112056018 gene encoding WD repeat-containing protein 74, whose product is MLVTEDKELDLFVASKIGSFKHIKYYTQASKNSKKCIENLVEIKSLQKDDAITCMVWGNTDQTEILIGRKNQQIQVYNTIQGFTKTYTADFATGDIVGLGKHKRRLVAALTSGTVQVWSKKEPLTVNTCGKLDRMQLCEQDSTLFATGGEENDLKVWRIGDQQPLFTAKNLPNDWLQLRRPVWVTDLTFLSQELLAVCSRHGYVRLYDSRAQRRPVCNVDFEAKAATCITKGFDERQVFVGFGRGHLHQVDLRRGKPDKGYKGAVGAITSIALHDGLLVSTSLDRHIRVHDRQSKDLLYKQYLTSKLTCALVQSATSTPLRRADAEVKEEEQTAVLEDDMDTMFDNMETIGEKPRKKRTEALDTEVLDTEVLDTSEAKKLKPSTEGSTADDTIDSQMPDEAIAQLLRSTERQKRRMEKRKREKKAKSIYHNA